The Arachis ipaensis cultivar K30076 chromosome B05, Araip1.1, whole genome shotgun sequence nucleotide sequence agtccaaatggcacgatctcaattgcgttggaaagtagacatccagggctttccagcaatatataatagttcatactttgcccaagtttagatgacgcaaactggcgttcaacgccagctttttgccctattctggagttaaacgccagaaacaggttgcaaagcagagttaaacgccagaaacaagttacaaattggcgttcaactccaaggaagatctctacacgtgaaagcttcaatgcgcagctcaagcacacaccaagtgggcttagaagtggatttctgcatcatttactcatttctgtaaatcctagtaactagtctgatatataTAGGACCTTTttctattgtattagacatctttgatcagttttatgctatcttagacctccatgggaggctggccactcggccatgtctaccctattttcacttatgtattttcaacggtagagtttctacacaccatagattaaggtgtggagctctgctgttcctcatgaattaatgcaaagtactattgtttttctattcaacacaAGCCTATTtcttttctaagatattcatttgcacacaagaacatgatgaatgtgatgattatgtgacgctcatcaccattctcacctatgaacgcgtgcctgacaaacacttccgttttaCATGGAAACAAGcctgaatgtgtatctcttagcctcctgatctatgatcagagtcttcgtggtataggctagaattattggcggccattcttgagatctagaaagtctaaaccttgtctgtggtattccgagtaggatccgggaagggatggctgtgacgagcttcaaactcgcgagtgctgggcgtagtgacagacgcaaaaggattactgaatcctattctagcaggatcaagaaccgacagatgattagctgtgcggtgatagcgcatcttggacaattttcactgagaggacaggaagtagccattgacaatggtgatgccctacatacagcttgccatagaaaggagtatgaaggattggatgaaagcagtaggaaagcagagattcagaaggaactaagcatccccatacgcttatctgaaattctcaccaatgaattacataagtacctctatcctattttgcgttttatttatcttttaattattaaaactctataatcatttgaatctgcctgactgagatttacaaggtgagcatagcttgcttcaagccgacaatctctgtgggttcgacccttactcacgtaaggtttattacttggatgacccagtgcacttgctggttagttgtacagaGTTGTgtcaaagaactaagattatggacgtgcgtattaagtttttagcgccgttaccaagaaaTGAACGATCATAATTTTTCATACCAATCATATTCAAGATTCCTagatatgtttgcatctctcagtgTCAACATTCCCTACCTCGAAGTCCTCAAACAGATGCCTACGTTTGTCAAGTGGATGAAGGAGCTACTAGCCAGGAAGAGTAACCTGAGAGGTGGCCAAACAgtggtgatgaacaaggaatgcagtgctctcattcagaaAGACTTACTCCTGAAGAaaaaagatccaggaagctttcatATTCCCTGTATCATAGGAgaaacaaaaattgacagaggattTTGTGATCTAGTTGCTAGCATAAATGtaatgcctctatctcttatgaagaaGTTGCAAGTCCATGAGGTGAAATCCACTAATATCATCATACAATTGGCTGATAAAACTCAGAAGCAGGCTGAAGAAAtagtggaaaatgtgttggtaaaagtgggaaaCTACTACCTCCCCACATATTTCGTTGTTCTGGACATGGAGGAGAGCTACCTCCATCCAACTATTCtggggagaccatttctagctactggTCGATCACTCATtgatgtagaacaaggagagtTGATACTGAGTGTACATGATGAGTAGCTCACTTTCCGGGCCTTCAAGCCCGTGCATGAATGTGCACAAGAGAGCAGGCAATCAAAGGAGGAATGTAGTGAGATCTCGCTGCATGAAAACAGCAATGAACCACCATGCAAGCATCAGGAGCTCAACTCGAAAGCTCAACAAGAAACTCAAGAGATGAAGCAAAAAATGGGGTTCAAGAAAGAACCGAAACCACAAGAGCTGAGAGAAGTAGCTAACAAGAAACTCCCTGGCACAACAAGAGTCAATGGGGCACTGATGAATGGAAttgttgatggtttagaattctcaaatgaaagctcgttgcaatatagtttctaaaccaacatcaatcctttcatacaaaaatttgtttgtcactaaaacaaacccctaaaatctataaaccgaagtattgaacctcgggtcgttctccctaggaattacaataaagtgtcttgttattggttatgagatgttttggggtttttggatgagaaacatgaaaagtaaatggaaatgaaattcaaataacaaaaggtcttggcaaggtttggtggtcaatgatctctatcctaatcactaaccacaacatgagaattggcaaggaacaaccccattaagtcatcctctaactaataaaggaaagtcaaataagCTATgttaatccaagtccataagtcctagttctccaccaattcaattagcgagatctagagttaatggctcccaatcgtcaatcacttggacattagtaactcaagagtttctaagttaccttcccaagccaagagcactaaaatctactctaaaatccaactaagcatttcatcaaacacttagaaggcataaaggaaagtaaatgaactaagcaattcaacaataaaagaacatgaatcataaattgcattgaaaggaaaatataagaacaaaagtgcatcaatataaaaggaaagaattacaagaattaaaagcaaaattagagagaagagatgtagaagaagaagaaattgcaaagcaaaagtaaatcaaagcatgaaattaacctagatctaaaaattcctaatctagatctaacctactcctaattctagagagaagtgagagcttctctctctaaaactaactttccctccaaaaattaaactaaactaaactaatgtgtaaaagtatgttgattcctattcattccttgggttaaatagcatcagaagtgagttggatttgggcctgggaagcccagaattcgcccccagcggattcgctttaagtgggtcacgtgcggacGTGCACGTCGATTGACAAattcccatccacgcgtacgcgtcgccatgcgacctcatcatttcacgcgtgcgcgtctgctgcgcgtgcgcgtcattgatcTTATCCTAAATCATTGCTTTTCCATGATttttccattttgcatgctttcttctccattcctttgatccattcctagccttttcaacctgaaatcacttaacaaacatatcaaggcatctaatagaatcaaggtgaattaaatttagctattgtaagacctaaaaagcatgtttttactcttaagcacaattaaaggagaagttataaaaccatgctatttcattgaataaatgtgggaaaagatgataaaaccctctaaattcaacacaagataaaccctacaaatggggtttatcaggcaCTACTGGATGAAGAGAAAAGAGTTGTGAAGAGACCAccaaggggatggagaaacaaaaaggtTCCTACAGAAGGTTTCTCACCTGGAGACAAGGTGATATCAATCCACCATCCACCAATTCCACCCCATCTTCcaaccatcccatctcagctacctcaaGTGTTCACAATCAGAAAAACCCTCTCCCTGGAGCATCTAGAGAAAACCAAGGAACTAAGTGGAGATAAATTCACTGTGAGGGGAGAAGACCTAAGGCACTACAACCCTCCATGACAAAGACAAACCGTCAaactagtgacgctaaagaagcgctccaTGGGcggcaacccatgatttatgtTTCGTTTTTTTATATTTCAGTGTGACTAATAAGTGTTTCTCTAACATAGATTCAAGCTCGTAAGGACAATTTTGATAACTATTCATGACATTGAGAGGCATATGatcaatttctaagtttggtgtacccACATGCACACTAAGATACCCTTCATAAATAATGATCATAGCACCAGTTGATATTTGTTCCCTGGAacatatagccaaacattaagtttggtgttctatagaTTGCAAGAACAAGTCATGAGAGTCAAAGTCTCTTGAGTTTTGAAGGACATGAAAGTGCAACCATGATTAAAAGCTTGAGTTCATAATTAGAAATAGCAAATAAAGTCTTTCTCAAGATAGTTTAACCAAAGTGTGACACTTTGAAccatatgaccaaacactaagtttggtgttttcaaaggCTATATATATGGTGACACTAAAAAGAATCACGGATGGTTGAAATTGCTTGAGGAATGATAGTTAaagttttagttttaaatattaattatcttTTGCTACCACTCGTTGGTAATCGTTCCATTTTGTCATGTTATTATGGTTAGGTGAGCAGGGAATCATTTAATGAAAGGGACAAGACAAGGAAGGGTAAAGCTAGCATGGAGACAAAAGTGAGTCACATGGCTTGTAGAGTGAATATGCAATTCCTTGGAAGAAGCACTTCGAAGACCGAAGAGATATACTTCATGAAGAGGCAACTTTTGTCTTTATTCAAGTTTACATGCAAACCCTTGATCCAAAAACTTGCCCAAGGAATCCTAGCCATCCAACTTTCATTAAAAGCTTACTATAAATAGCCTCACTTGAACCATGCATGTGAACTGAAATCTCAAACTTCTTGCACTCATGATACTCAACCTTTGTGTTCTGACAAACCAAAGCATAGAAACCATGCCCCTTGTGCAACATAGCACCCTTGTTCACTTGTTTCATAACACTTTGCCCTCAAACCACCCTTTCACTGAGAGTGTATCACACTAACTATACCCTTTTCATAAAGCCTTCACCAACCACTCGGATAACCAATCAAGGAAAGtatggcatcttcttcaagtatcaaaagaagaagaggaaaggaaCCCATGGTTGAAGGAGCTGAGAATGACTATGATCGATGGAAGTTTAGATCATGGTACCATCAAATGCAACTTGGGTGGATGAATGACAAAACGATATATCCAAAAGTCTCTCTCCTGCTACCTGATGATGGGTACCTAGAAATGAAAGCCAAAGTCagaaagagaaaatgggaagagcTTACATCACCGATCACCAGaattaatgcaaacatcataagtGAGTTTTATGCTAATACCCCAAGGCTTAATATGACTGAAGCTCCAACTTACAAGAGCTATGTACGGGGAATGGAAGTGGACTTTAGCCCAGAGACCATCATGAAGGTCGTAAGACTTAGGAtagcacattttgatgagccaggGTACCACCAAAGAGTGAATGGAAACCCAGATTATGATGAAATCTCTAGTGATATCTGTGTAGTCAATGTCGACTGGGAGAGAGACAATCAAGGAAGGCACAAGTACTTGAAAAAGGGAGATCTCATCCCCGAAGCAAAATGATAGTATGAACTGATAAAGAGATCAATTTTTGGCACAGTGAACACCTCGGAAGTCAACAGGCAAAGGGCTGTCATGCTACACTGTATAATGGTGGGGGGAGAAATAAAGGTCCACGAGATCATTGAAAATGACATCCAAAAGGTTGCAGAGAAAAATTCTGCTGAAGCCTGGCTCTATTATCCAAGCACCATTATGAGATTATGCATGAAGGCCAGAGTGCCACTAGAGGATGCACACCCAACATGGCTGTATCTAGGGATGCCTATAACTGTTGAACCAATGATGAAGGTTACAGAGGCACAGCAAAGTTGAAGACCacaaagaaggagaaggagagaagaacCACAGGAAGGAAAAGAGCAACAAggagaacaagaagaggagcaacCATTCCAACCACAAAATAACATGAACATGGGACGGATGCAAGAAGCAATTGAAAGGTTATCAgaacagtacatgagaattcaagagaAGCAGGAAGAACTCCATTCACAGTACATGAGCGCTCAACAAAGACAAGAGGAGCTTTAGTTTAGGATGATGAGTCAACAGAGAGACTATGAGTCAAGATCTTTAGTTATGCAAAGAGAACAAGCTTCACAGTCTCAAGAATATTTCAACCAGCTGGCTCAACTGCAAGTTGAGAACATGAAAGCTTTTAATGAGTTCACGACCCTTCAGGATGCAAGATACGGAGTTCAAGCTGACTATAACATAAATAGTCAAGTCAAGCTCAACTACATTGCAGAACATCTACATACCATGGACCCAGCATTTCTGATTTATGATGAATACTTTGAGGGAAGAAGTGAAAGAGAAATAGACAAAGCAATACGCCTTGAAAATAGAGTAGATGAGACAATGAAAAAAGCTGGATTCTGGCAAAAACTGAAGGGCAAGGGCAAGGGAGAAACTAGTAAGCAAgcaagtgaaaagaaaaagaaagacaaacagGATAAGAAATGAAAGGTGGACCTGCTCCTTGCTTATCATattcaataaagaaagaacaTGTTTGTTTTAAGTTGATGATAGCTTTTATGTTTTAGTTGTTTTGCATCCTGTGTGTTTAATTTTGCAATAAGTATGCTAGTCTAAGTATGTGTGCTTTTACTTTCACCTGTTAAATGCTTGTCTTGTCCCCTGAGTCTTTTCaatttcaataaaagaaatgtttgaacatGAAGTAGAGGTGTTCCTTGTTAGCAAGCAGCAGAATAATAGTCCGTGGTGGTATATATAGTTTGATTGTGTAGTAACTCACTTATAATGAATAAAGGATAGATTGCTCTCTGTCTAAGTGAAAGTTAGCATGCTGTCTATGAATCTTTGTAAATAAAATTCCttggagaaaagaaaaaaaaataaagagaaagaaagaaaagaaaagccaagagtgGCAGTAAAAACataagaaagaaaataataaggctagacaccaatagcttggactttaggacatatgcctgtggtgtctttgtactaggatctgcttggatgattaggttctatggagtgcttcaacacttggtaacttgggttaactaactcgggattatcaaccgaaagtccattatcaagagcaacctaactgtaagacatttagtaacccaaagaggtgctgggcatcaatgttctaagaagaaatgtgagccaagtgtctgtagtgaataaTGTGATGAGCACAAATAAGTTGAGAATCTGCTACACACATGACACTGAGCTAAAAGCTTACAgggaaagaaaatgaagaaaattaaTTACCAAGGATAAGTAAATAATAgaaggtcatagcagtgtgttaatTGACGCTTGAAGGACACATTTTATGCCTAAAGATCAATAAGAAATGAGTTGTtgcattgtctgcataaaaccccattaaCTAGGAAATAATGCTTTGCTGATATGAATATTcctttctgtttcattctttcttcctaATAactcagtacttgcttagggacaagcaagatttaagtttggtgttgtgatgccagggcatcttagcctagtttcactagcctttttctttgtttttgataggtcttatgcactttcttgagtcaTAAGTAAGCCATTAGGGTAGAAATCCAGGTATGCCTATAATCATTCAACTATGAGTAATTTAATGTAATTTCATGATGATTTATGCTATGATTACTTGCATGATAAGAATGataagaagtctcatgattttagcaaagctttgatgcattcattggttcatgataggtgaaggaaagcatggaaggaggttgaagaaggagcatgtaaaggatgaagaggaagcaacgttggtggccaagtttgaccaccaacgttgcctcaaacgttggaagaGGAACAGACCACTTCTCTGTAATCAACACTGATGCTCACGTTTAAGGTAAcgttggacatccaacgttacccccaatgtGGTAATAAAAATTTCAATTCTGGAGCTAAAAGTTTTTTGAGTGACGCGTGTGCGtccatgatgcgtacgcgtaaaAAGGCAAAAACTCAATATCACGTGCAAGCGTGcgtcacgcgcacacgtggaatgGAAAAAtttgaccatccacgcggacgcgtgggtcacgcgtatgcgttgaAAAGCGAATGTTGGAgtccaacgttgcctccaacgCCAACCTCCAACGTGCGCGATGCCAAATCCAAAAATTGAAGTTGAAAATCtttgaatcgacgcgtacgcgttagtgacgcgtacgcgtggatagaaaAAAAAGCCAAAGCACACGTAAGCGTGGAGCATGCGTACGCGTGTATAGAGAAAAAGGCCAAGGCACGCATAAGCGTGgagtatgcgtacgcgtgaaaacgccaatgttggagggaacgtttgaggtccaacgctgaggccaaTGTCCCCTGAAGCTATAAAATGAAAATTTTgcatccacacgcacgcgtgacccacacgtacgcgtggataagCATTTTTGACCAGTATGCGCGAACgcgcaaggcacgcgtacgcgtggattcgcTGACGTTGACCCTCCaatgttgagtcaaacgccaatgacagcaagcttTCTGGTTTTTGCTGATCTGATTCAAAgtggcgtttgagtcaacgttggccttcaaatgttgactcaaacgtgaagcatCAGAGTGCCTAAtttcaaacagatctcttctcaacatcaaGGCAACCAAATGGAGCTATCTTCAACCCAATCTcctcaaggccaaaagcccaattcaaggcttgaagatcaatagaagagagtgtataaatagcttagaatttaagttagaaaggACTTTTTACTTTTTCATTGTGAAATTTTCATTACTTTCTGCACTTTCAATTTAGAATGTATTTTACAATTCCactttccattttgagagctatgaacaactaaaccccttttattgggttagggagctctattgtaattcaatggttCGATAgtaattttcatcttcttcttctttcttttctcttgattattgttagaaagctttcggtcttaattcaattagatagttgtcttgagagagaa carries:
- the LOC107640607 gene encoding uncharacterized protein LOC107640607 is translated as MARMEAMLANLCKEVEDIKKFKEEERVNMSSRGAALKNLESQVGYQSQKIPKSTDSFPSDTEKNPREGTQKVTWEECKAVSLASEEVREEEFEQRNETAQERESQEKQDLQPYVPQAPFPQRLRRDMFASLSVNIPYLEVLKQMPTFVKWMKELLARKSNLRGGQTVVMNKECSALIQKDLLLKKKDPGSFHIPCIIGETKIDRGFCDLVASINVMPLSLMKKLQVHEVKSTNIIIQLADKTQKQAEEIVENVLVKVGNYYLPTYFVVLDMEESYLHPTILGRPFLATGRSLIDVEQGELILSVHDE